In a genomic window of Bradyrhizobium sp. LLZ17:
- a CDS encoding anion permease translates to MDAALGLPVLLGLIAVALLFDFLNGLHDAANSIATIVSTRVLRPQFAVFWAAFFNFVAFMVFGLHVAQTIGTGIIDPAIVDAQVIFAALVGAIVWNIVTWALGIPSSSSHALIGGLFGGGVAKAGLSAAVWSGLSKTVIAIVLSPVVGFLLAMMLVAIVSWASVRSTPFAVDRAFRILQFASASLYSLGHGGNDAQKTMGIIAVLLYSQGQLGGEFYVPFWVVLSCQAAMAMGTLMGGWRIVRTMGLRITKLTPMQGFCAETGGAATLFIATFLGVPVSTTHTITGAIVGVGAARRLSAVRWNVASSIVYAWVITMPASAIIAALTWWAVKIFLK, encoded by the coding sequence GTGGATGCTGCGTTGGGTCTTCCCGTCCTGCTCGGACTGATTGCTGTCGCGCTGCTGTTCGATTTCCTGAACGGCCTGCACGACGCCGCCAATTCGATCGCGACCATCGTCTCGACCCGCGTGCTGCGGCCGCAATTTGCGGTGTTCTGGGCCGCCTTCTTCAATTTCGTCGCCTTCATGGTGTTCGGCCTGCACGTCGCCCAGACCATCGGCACCGGCATCATCGATCCCGCAATCGTCGATGCGCAGGTGATCTTCGCCGCCCTGGTCGGCGCCATCGTCTGGAACATCGTCACCTGGGCGCTCGGCATTCCATCGTCCTCGTCGCACGCCTTGATCGGCGGTCTGTTCGGCGGAGGGGTCGCCAAGGCCGGGCTCTCGGCGGCAGTCTGGAGCGGTTTGTCCAAGACGGTCATCGCCATCGTGCTGTCTCCGGTGGTCGGCTTCCTGCTGGCGATGATGCTGGTTGCGATCGTCTCCTGGGCGTCGGTGCGCTCGACACCGTTTGCCGTGGACCGGGCCTTTCGCATCCTGCAATTTGCCTCCGCATCGCTCTATTCGCTCGGCCATGGCGGCAATGACGCGCAGAAGACCATGGGCATCATCGCCGTGCTGCTTTATTCGCAGGGCCAGCTCGGCGGCGAATTCTACGTGCCGTTCTGGGTGGTGTTGTCGTGCCAGGCGGCGATGGCGATGGGGACGCTGATGGGCGGCTGGCGCATCGTCCGCACCATGGGCCTGCGCATCACCAAGTTGACGCCGATGCAAGGCTTTTGCGCCGAGACCGGTGGCGCTGCGACCCTGTTCATAGCCACCTTCCTCGGAGTTCCCGTCTCGACCACCCACACCATCACCGGTGCGATCGTCGGCGTCGGTGCCGCGCGCCGCCTTTCGGCGGTGCGCTGGAACGTCGCCAGCTCGATCGTCTATGCCTGGGTGATCACGATGCCGGCCTCCGCGATCATCGCGGCGCTGACCTGGTGGGCCGTCAAGATTTTCCTCAAGTAA
- a CDS encoding branched-chain amino acid ABC transporter permease → MQALYAQLLVGLINGSFYALLSLGLAVIFGMLNIINFAHGALYMMGAFCAYFLLDLAGLNYWWALLIAPIVVGIFGMILERTMLQWLTGLDHLYGLLLTFGIALIVQGVFQNYFGSSGLPYAIPDQLKGGINLGFMFLPIYRAWVVIFSLVVCVATWFLIEKTRLGAYLRAATENPTLVRAFGINVPRMITLTYGLGVGLAALAGVLSAPINQVRPLMGADLIIVVFAVVVIGGMGSIMGSIITGFALGVIEGLTKYFYPEASNTVVFVLMVLVLLVKPTGLTGRAA, encoded by the coding sequence ATGCAGGCTCTCTATGCACAGCTACTGGTGGGACTGATCAACGGCTCGTTCTACGCGCTGCTCAGTCTCGGGCTCGCCGTGATCTTCGGCATGCTCAACATAATCAATTTCGCCCACGGCGCGCTCTACATGATGGGTGCGTTCTGCGCCTATTTCCTGCTGGACCTCGCGGGTCTGAATTACTGGTGGGCCCTGTTGATCGCGCCGATCGTGGTCGGCATCTTTGGCATGATCCTGGAGCGGACGATGCTGCAATGGCTGACCGGGCTCGATCACCTTTACGGGCTGCTGCTGACCTTCGGCATCGCGCTGATCGTTCAGGGCGTGTTCCAGAACTATTTCGGTTCGTCCGGCCTGCCTTACGCCATTCCGGATCAGCTCAAGGGCGGCATCAATCTCGGCTTCATGTTCCTGCCGATCTATCGCGCCTGGGTCGTCATTTTCTCCCTGGTCGTCTGTGTGGCAACCTGGTTCCTGATCGAGAAGACGCGGCTCGGCGCCTACCTGCGCGCCGCGACCGAAAATCCGACGCTGGTGCGCGCCTTCGGCATCAACGTGCCGCGGATGATCACGCTGACTTACGGCCTCGGCGTCGGTCTTGCCGCGCTCGCCGGCGTGCTCTCGGCGCCGATCAACCAGGTGCGGCCGCTGATGGGCGCAGACCTCATCATCGTCGTGTTCGCGGTCGTTGTGATCGGCGGCATGGGATCGATCATGGGATCGATCATCACCGGCTTTGCGCTCGGCGTGATCGAGGGTCTGACCAAGTATTTTTATCCCGAGGCCTCCAACACCGTCGTGTTCGTGCTGATGGTGCTGGTGCTCTTGGTGAAGCCAACCGGATTGACGGGAAGGGCGGCCTGA
- a CDS encoding ABC transporter ATP-binding protein — translation MPDTAIADAPAKAAIGGNILAVRNLEAWYGESHILHGIDFDVNAGEVVTLLGRNGAGKTTTLKSIMGIIGKRTGSIRFNNQDIIRATSDKIARMGIAFCPEERGIFSSLDVRENLLLPPVVRAGGLPLEQIFDLFPNLKERLNSQGTKLSGGEQQMLAIARILRTGASFLMLDEPTEGLAPVIIQQIGHTIARLKKEGFTILLVEQNFRFASTVADRYYVVEHGKIIDGFANSELAANMDKLHTYLGV, via the coding sequence ATGCCTGATACTGCGATTGCCGACGCTCCGGCGAAGGCTGCGATCGGCGGCAACATCCTCGCCGTGCGCAACCTGGAAGCCTGGTACGGCGAGTCCCACATCCTGCACGGGATCGATTTCGACGTGAATGCGGGCGAGGTCGTCACGCTGCTGGGGCGCAACGGCGCCGGCAAGACGACCACGCTGAAGTCGATCATGGGCATCATCGGCAAGCGCACCGGCTCGATCAGATTCAACAACCAGGACATCATCCGTGCGACCTCCGACAAGATCGCGCGCATGGGCATCGCGTTCTGTCCGGAGGAGCGGGGAATCTTCTCCAGCCTCGACGTGCGGGAGAACCTGCTGCTGCCGCCGGTGGTGCGCGCCGGCGGATTGCCGCTCGAACAGATCTTCGATCTGTTTCCGAACCTGAAGGAGCGTCTCAACAGCCAGGGCACCAAGCTGTCCGGCGGTGAGCAGCAGATGCTCGCGATCGCGCGCATCCTGCGCACCGGCGCAAGCTTCCTGATGCTGGACGAGCCGACCGAAGGCCTGGCGCCCGTCATCATCCAGCAGATCGGCCACACCATCGCGCGGCTCAAGAAGGAGGGCTTTACCATTCTTCTGGTCGAGCAGAATTTCCGGTTCGCATCCACTGTCGCCGACCGTTATTACGTTGTCGAGCACGGCAAGATCATTGACGGATTTGCCAATTCGGAGCTCGCCGCCAACATGGACAAGCTCCACACCTATCTCGGCGTCTAG
- a CDS encoding NnrU family protein — protein sequence MGLLVMILGLVLFFAPHVFTTKRDARAQAIARLGEGTYKIVYALVSLAGLALIVWGFGHYRATGWIDVWYPPKAMKHITIALMLPAVILVVASYLRGRIYATLKHPMLAGIKLWAVAHLLANGDLGSIILFGSFLGWAVYDRISLKRRTDAGAPPIPVGGVTNDLIAVAVGVVAYLALAFAFHPVVIGVPVMGS from the coding sequence GTGGGTCTGCTGGTTATGATCCTTGGGCTCGTGCTGTTTTTCGCACCGCATGTGTTCACCACCAAACGCGACGCGCGCGCGCAGGCGATCGCAAGGCTGGGCGAGGGGACCTACAAGATCGTCTACGCGCTGGTGTCTCTGGCAGGTCTGGCGCTGATCGTCTGGGGCTTTGGGCATTATCGCGCGACTGGCTGGATCGACGTCTGGTATCCGCCGAAGGCCATGAAGCACATCACGATCGCGCTGATGCTGCCCGCCGTCATCCTGGTGGTCGCCTCATATCTGCGCGGCCGCATCTATGCGACGCTGAAGCATCCGATGCTGGCCGGCATCAAGCTGTGGGCGGTGGCGCATCTGTTGGCGAACGGCGATCTCGGCTCCATCATCCTGTTCGGCTCGTTCCTGGGCTGGGCGGTGTATGATCGCATTTCGCTGAAGCGCCGCACCGACGCCGGCGCTCCGCCGATTCCCGTGGGCGGCGTGACCAACGATTTGATTGCGGTGGCAGTCGGCGTCGTGGCCTATCTGGCGCTGGCGTTTGCGTTCCATCCCGTGGTGATTGGTGTTCCCGTGATGGGGAGCTAA
- a CDS encoding DUF47 domain-containing protein encodes MMRWFRAFLPKEERFFDLFDRHAQTVIQGSIALQGMLNGGEETPVYCQRVNQFENDADNITREVLTAVRRTFITPFDRGDIKNLITSMDDAIDQMQQTAKAVMLFEVRTFEPPMREIGGLLIECANLVGRALPLMQAIGQNVAMLTAITEELGKLEGRVDDLHDIGLKELFLKHRDGSAMYFIVGAEIYDHLEKVADRFDDVANEINSIVIEQV; translated from the coding sequence ATGATGCGATGGTTTCGCGCTTTCCTGCCCAAGGAAGAACGGTTCTTCGACCTGTTCGACCGCCACGCCCAGACCGTGATCCAGGGCTCCATCGCGCTCCAGGGCATGCTGAACGGGGGCGAGGAGACGCCGGTCTATTGCCAGCGCGTCAACCAGTTCGAGAACGACGCCGACAATATCACCCGTGAGGTGCTGACCGCGGTACGCCGCACCTTCATCACGCCGTTCGACCGTGGCGATATCAAGAACCTGATCACGTCGATGGACGACGCCATCGACCAGATGCAGCAGACGGCCAAGGCCGTGATGCTGTTCGAGGTCCGCACCTTCGAACCGCCGATGCGCGAGATCGGCGGGCTCTTGATCGAATGCGCCAACCTGGTCGGGCGCGCGCTGCCGCTGATGCAGGCGATCGGCCAGAACGTCGCCATGCTGACGGCGATCACGGAGGAACTGGGCAAGCTGGAGGGCCGGGTCGACGATCTCCACGACATCGGCCTGAAGGAGCTGTTCCTCAAGCATCGCGACGGCAGTGCGATGTACTTCATCGTGGGGGCGGAGATCTACGACCACCTCGAAAAGGTCGCCGATCGCTTCGATGACGTGGCGAACGAGATCAACAGCATCGTCATTGAACAAGTCTAG
- a CDS encoding ArsC family reductase, with protein sequence MPNIIYGIKNCDTMKKARAWLDTHGVAYQFHDYKAAGVEKDKLKQWSEKLGWETLLNRAGTTFKKLPDADKEGLTEKKALALMLAQPSMIKRPVLEIGGKLLVGFKPDIYDKEVGVKARKS encoded by the coding sequence TTGCCCAACATCATCTACGGCATCAAGAACTGCGACACCATGAAGAAGGCGCGCGCCTGGCTCGACACGCATGGCGTCGCCTATCAGTTCCACGACTACAAGGCCGCGGGCGTGGAGAAGGACAAGCTCAAGCAATGGAGCGAGAAGCTCGGCTGGGAGACGCTGCTCAATCGCGCCGGCACCACCTTCAAGAAGCTGCCCGATGCGGACAAGGAAGGCCTGACCGAGAAGAAGGCGCTGGCGTTGATGCTAGCGCAACCATCGATGATCAAGCGACCTGTGCTCGAAATCGGCGGCAAGCTCCTGGTCGGCTTCAAGCCGGATATTTACGACAAGGAAGTCGGCGTCAAAGCGCGCAAGAGCTAG
- a CDS encoding branched-chain amino acid ABC transporter permease has protein sequence MTALTDDTLPVTPRAMRDEMIVFAAMALLLAAVPFSGIYPFFVMQALCFALLACAFNLLIGYGGLLSFGHAMFLGTAGYCSAHALKVWGLPPELGILVGVAGAFVLSIVTGYISIRRQGIYFSMITLALSQLLYFLYLQTPFTHGEDGIQGIPQGHLFGVFDLTKPTVLYYVVLVGFLGGFLLIYRIINSPFGEVLKAIRENEPRAISLGYRTDQYKFLAFVLSGTLAGFAGSLKVFVAQNASLTDVHWSMSGEVVLMTLVGGLGTIFGPVVGAFAIIAMQQYLAGFGQWVTVIQGSIFVICVLTFRRGVVGEIAHYFRRSL, from the coding sequence ATGACAGCCTTGACGGACGACACGCTGCCGGTGACCCCGCGCGCGATGCGCGACGAGATGATCGTGTTCGCGGCGATGGCGCTGCTGCTGGCCGCGGTGCCATTCAGCGGCATCTATCCGTTCTTCGTGATGCAGGCGCTGTGCTTCGCGCTGCTCGCCTGCGCCTTCAACCTGCTGATCGGCTATGGCGGCTTGCTGTCGTTCGGCCACGCGATGTTCCTGGGCACTGCCGGCTATTGCTCCGCGCACGCGCTCAAGGTGTGGGGCCTGCCGCCGGAGCTCGGCATCCTCGTCGGTGTCGCCGGTGCCTTCGTGCTGTCGATCGTGACCGGCTACATCTCGATCCGCCGGCAGGGCATCTATTTCTCGATGATCACGCTGGCGCTGTCGCAGCTTCTGTATTTCCTCTATTTGCAGACCCCGTTCACCCATGGTGAGGACGGCATCCAGGGCATTCCGCAGGGGCATTTGTTCGGCGTGTTCGATCTGACCAAGCCGACCGTGCTCTATTACGTGGTGCTGGTTGGCTTCCTCGGCGGCTTCCTGCTGATCTACCGCATCATCAATTCGCCGTTCGGGGAGGTCTTGAAGGCGATCCGCGAGAACGAGCCGCGCGCGATCTCGCTCGGTTACCGGACCGACCAGTACAAGTTCCTGGCTTTCGTCCTCTCGGGCACGCTCGCCGGTTTTGCCGGATCGCTCAAAGTGTTCGTGGCGCAGAATGCTTCGCTCACCGACGTGCACTGGTCGATGTCGGGCGAAGTCGTGCTGATGACGCTGGTTGGCGGTCTCGGCACCATCTTCGGGCCCGTGGTCGGCGCGTTCGCGATCATCGCCATGCAGCAATATCTGGCGGGCTTCGGCCAGTGGGTGACGGTGATCCAGGGCTCGATCTTCGTGATCTGCGTGCTCACCTTCCGCCGCGGCGTGGTCGGGGAAATCGCGCATTACTTCCGGCGTTCACTCTAA
- a CDS encoding class I adenylate-forming enzyme family protein, giving the protein MDWSQSLIPPMRLETRFGDRVVPAFADRPANIWAMIADACARNADGEALICGNIRLSWRQAMDQAARIASGLRKLGLQRGDRVAILLGNRIEFPLLLFAAAHEGLVTVLLSTRQQKPEIAYVLTDCGARILIHEAALAERLPDARDVPDVIHRIAVDEDPQLSRFAVVADNAPASAPVEVGEEDTAMILYTSGTTGKPKGAMLAHCNIVHSSMVFVSCLQLTAADRSIAAVPLGHVTGVVANITTMIRCGGALIIMPEFKAAEYLKLAARERVTYTVMVPAMYNLCLLQPDFENYDLSSWRIGGFGGAPMPVAAIERLTAKIPGLKLANCYGATETTSPSTIMPGELTASHIDSVGLPCPGAQIIAMSAVGCELPPGEIGELWIQSASVIKGYWNNPKATAESFTGGFWHSGDLGSVDVDGFVRVFDRQKDMINRGGLKIYSAEVESVLAGHPAVVESAIIAKPCPVLGERVHAVVVARTQIGSDDLRAWCAERLSDYKVPETMTVTAEPLPRNANGKVLKRQLRELVVGA; this is encoded by the coding sequence ATGGACTGGTCACAATCTCTGATCCCGCCAATGCGGCTCGAGACGCGCTTTGGCGATCGCGTGGTGCCGGCCTTCGCCGACCGGCCCGCGAACATCTGGGCGATGATCGCAGATGCCTGCGCGCGCAATGCCGATGGCGAGGCGCTGATCTGCGGCAACATCCGGCTGAGCTGGCGGCAGGCGATGGATCAGGCCGCGCGGATTGCGTCGGGTCTGCGCAAGCTCGGATTGCAACGCGGTGACCGCGTTGCAATCCTGCTCGGCAACCGCATTGAATTTCCGCTGCTGCTGTTCGCGGCCGCGCATGAGGGCCTCGTCACAGTCCTGCTGAGCACGCGGCAGCAGAAGCCGGAGATCGCCTATGTCCTCACGGATTGCGGCGCCAGGATCCTGATTCACGAGGCCGCGCTCGCCGAGCGGCTGCCCGATGCGCGCGATGTTCCCGACGTGATCCACCGCATCGCCGTCGACGAAGATCCGCAGCTCTCGCGTTTCGCGGTGGTCGCAGACAACGCACCGGCCTCCGCGCCCGTCGAGGTCGGCGAGGAAGACACCGCGATGATCCTCTACACCTCGGGCACGACCGGCAAGCCGAAGGGCGCGATGCTGGCCCATTGCAACATCGTCCATTCCTCGATGGTGTTCGTGTCCTGCCTGCAATTGACCGCGGCGGACCGTTCGATCGCGGCGGTGCCGCTCGGCCACGTCACCGGCGTTGTCGCCAACATCACGACCATGATCCGCTGCGGCGGCGCGCTGATCATCATGCCGGAGTTCAAGGCCGCCGAATATCTCAAGCTCGCCGCGCGCGAGCGCGTCACCTACACCGTGATGGTGCCGGCGATGTACAATCTCTGCCTGCTGCAGCCGGATTTCGAGAATTATGACCTGTCGAGCTGGCGCATCGGCGGCTTCGGTGGCGCGCCGATGCCGGTCGCGGCCATCGAGAGGCTCACGGCAAAAATTCCCGGCCTGAAGCTTGCGAACTGCTACGGCGCAACCGAGACGACATCGCCGTCCACGATCATGCCGGGCGAGCTGACGGCGAGCCATATCGACAGTGTCGGCCTGCCGTGTCCCGGCGCGCAGATCATCGCGATGAGTGCGGTCGGGTGCGAGCTGCCGCCCGGCGAGATCGGCGAGCTCTGGATCCAGAGCGCCTCCGTCATCAAGGGCTATTGGAACAACCCCAAGGCCACGGCCGAAAGTTTCACCGGCGGCTTCTGGCATTCCGGCGATCTCGGCTCGGTCGATGTCGACGGCTTTGTTCGTGTGTTCGACCGGCAGAAGGACATGATCAACCGCGGTGGCCTGAAAATCTATTCGGCCGAGGTCGAATCCGTGCTGGCCGGTCATCCCGCCGTGGTCGAGAGCGCGATCATCGCAAAACCGTGCCCGGTGCTGGGCGAGCGCGTCCACGCCGTGGTGGTGGCGCGCACGCAGATCGGCAGCGACGATTTGCGGGCCTGGTGCGCCGAGCGGTTGTCTGACTACAAGGTGCCGGAGACAATGACCGTCACCGCCGAGCCACTGCCGCGCAATGCCAATGGCAAGGTGCTGAAGCGGCAACTGCGCGAGCTGGTGGTGGGGGCCTGA
- a CDS encoding ABC transporter ATP-binding protein codes for MADEFILETEGLTKEFAGFFAVRDVALKVRRGSIHALIGPNGAGKTTCFNLLTKFLKPSAGKILYKGQDITAMAPADVARLGLVRSFQISAVFPHLTALENVRVALQRQHGSSFDFWRSKSVLNQFNDRARELLSDVGLSEFANTPAVEMPYGRKRALEIATTLALDPEMMLLDEPMAGMGHEDIDKIAALIKRISAKYTILMVEHNLSVVANLSDIITVLTRGQVLAQGHYSELTKDERVKEAYLGAGHA; via the coding sequence TTGGCCGATGAGTTCATTCTCGAAACGGAAGGCTTGACCAAGGAGTTCGCGGGCTTCTTTGCCGTCCGCGACGTTGCGCTCAAGGTTCGCCGTGGGAGTATCCACGCGTTGATCGGGCCGAACGGGGCCGGCAAGACGACGTGCTTCAATCTTCTGACCAAGTTCCTCAAACCGTCTGCCGGAAAAATCCTGTACAAGGGACAGGACATCACCGCGATGGCGCCCGCGGACGTGGCGCGCCTGGGGCTGGTGCGTTCGTTCCAGATCTCGGCGGTGTTTCCGCATCTCACGGCGTTGGAGAATGTCCGCGTCGCGCTTCAGCGCCAGCATGGCAGCTCGTTTGATTTCTGGCGCTCCAAGTCGGTGCTGAATCAGTTCAACGACCGCGCGCGTGAATTGTTGAGCGATGTGGGCCTCAGCGAGTTCGCCAATACCCCGGCGGTCGAGATGCCCTACGGGCGCAAGCGCGCGCTCGAGATCGCAACCACGCTCGCGCTCGATCCCGAGATGATGCTCCTGGACGAGCCGATGGCCGGCATGGGCCATGAGGACATCGACAAGATCGCCGCGCTGATCAAGCGCATCTCGGCGAAATACACCATCCTGATGGTCGAGCATAATTTGAGCGTGGTGGCCAATCTCTCAGACATCATCACCGTGCTGACGCGCGGGCAGGTGTTGGCGCAAGGCCATTACAGCGAACTCACCAAGGACGAGCGCGTCAAGGAAGCCTATCTGGGAGCCGGTCATGCCTGA
- a CDS encoding peptide chain release factor 3, whose translation MSDIATTTAESPARSPLAAEVARRRTFAIISHPDAGKTTLTEKLLLFGGAINLAGQVKAKGERRNTRSDWMKIERERGISVVTSVMTFEFEGLVFNLLDTPGHEDFSEDTYRTLTAVDSAVMVIDAAKGIEARTRKLFEVCRLRDIPIITFINKMDRDSRDVFELLDEIEKTLALDTTPMTWPVGRGRDFLGTYDVVNGGVRLLEGGGAKTGAAQQIEIAELGKLNANLDVSAVKDELELVTAASKPFELAAFREGHLTPVYFGSALRNFGVGDLLQGLGKFAPEPRAQDSDQRRVEATDPRMSAFVFKIQANMDPNHRDRIAFARLCSGKLSRGMKAKLVRTGKSMPLSSPQFFFAQDRSVADEAFAGDVVGIPNHGTLRIGDTLTEGEDFNFVGVPSFAPEIVRRVRLTDAMKAKKLKEALQQMSEEGVVQVFRPRDGAPALVGVVGALQLDVLKARLDAEYALPVEFEVSEFQLARWVSSDDRKKLDTFLAANTSSIADDVDGDPVYLARNEFYLGYTRERAEGIEFTNVKDVKKKG comes from the coding sequence ATGTCCGACATCGCCACCACCACAGCCGAATCGCCGGCCCGTTCCCCGCTTGCCGCTGAAGTGGCGCGGCGGCGGACCTTTGCGATCATCTCGCATCCGGACGCCGGCAAGACCACGCTGACCGAAAAGCTGCTGCTGTTCGGCGGCGCCATCAATCTCGCCGGTCAGGTCAAGGCCAAGGGCGAGCGGCGCAACACCCGTTCGGACTGGATGAAGATCGAGCGCGAGCGCGGCATCTCGGTCGTGACCTCGGTGATGACCTTCGAGTTCGAAGGGCTCGTGTTCAACCTGCTGGACACGCCGGGCCACGAGGACTTTTCGGAAGACACCTACCGCACGCTCACGGCCGTCGATTCCGCCGTGATGGTGATCGACGCCGCAAAAGGTATCGAGGCGCGCACGCGAAAACTGTTCGAGGTCTGCCGGCTTCGCGACATCCCGATCATCACCTTCATCAACAAGATGGACCGCGACAGCCGCGACGTTTTCGAACTGCTCGACGAGATCGAGAAGACCCTGGCGCTCGACACCACGCCGATGACCTGGCCGGTCGGCCGCGGCCGTGATTTCCTCGGCACCTATGACGTCGTCAATGGCGGCGTGCGGCTGCTCGAAGGCGGCGGCGCCAAGACCGGCGCGGCGCAGCAGATCGAGATCGCCGAGCTCGGCAAGCTCAATGCCAATCTCGACGTCTCCGCGGTCAAGGACGAGCTCGAGCTCGTCACGGCGGCCTCCAAGCCGTTCGAGCTCGCGGCGTTTCGCGAGGGTCATCTGACGCCGGTGTATTTCGGCAGCGCGCTGCGCAATTTCGGTGTCGGCGACCTGCTGCAGGGTCTCGGCAAGTTCGCGCCCGAGCCGCGCGCGCAGGACAGCGACCAGCGCAGGGTCGAGGCCACCGATCCGCGCATGAGCGCCTTCGTGTTCAAGATCCAGGCCAACATGGATCCGAACCACCGCGACCGCATCGCCTTTGCGCGCCTGTGCTCCGGAAAACTCAGCCGCGGCATGAAGGCCAAGCTGGTGCGCACCGGCAAGAGCATGCCGCTGTCGAGCCCGCAATTCTTCTTCGCGCAGGACCGCTCGGTCGCGGATGAAGCCTTTGCCGGCGACGTCGTCGGCATTCCCAACCACGGTACGCTGCGCATCGGCGATACCTTGACCGAGGGCGAGGATTTCAACTTCGTCGGCGTGCCGAGCTTCGCGCCGGAAATCGTCCGCCGCGTGCGGCTCACCGACGCGATGAAGGCGAAGAAGCTGAAGGAAGCGCTTCAACAAATGTCGGAAGAGGGCGTCGTGCAGGTGTTCCGCCCGCGCGATGGCGCGCCCGCACTCGTCGGTGTGGTCGGGGCGCTCCAGCTCGACGTGCTGAAAGCGCGGCTCGATGCGGAATATGCGCTGCCGGTCGAGTTCGAGGTGAGCGAGTTCCAGCTTGCGCGGTGGGTCTCCTCGGACGACCGCAAGAAGCTCGACACGTTCCTCGCTGCCAACACCTCGAGCATCGCCGACGACGTCGATGGCGATCCCGTTTATCTGGCCAGGAACGAGTTTTATCTCGGCTACACCCGGGAGCGCGCCGAGGGCATCGAGTTCACCAACGTCAAGGACGTCAAGAAGAAAGGGTAG
- a CDS encoding tRNA-binding protein translates to MHVTHDPAAASSPTIDFNSFLAVDIRVGTIVDAKPFPEARKPAWRLWIDFGPAIGVRKSSAQITENHPIETLVGQQVAAVVNFPPRQIGPVVSEVLTLGFPDADGKVVLVQPGKPVPNGGRLF, encoded by the coding sequence ATGCACGTCACTCACGACCCCGCCGCGGCCTCCTCGCCGACCATCGACTTCAACAGCTTTCTTGCGGTCGATATCCGCGTCGGCACCATCGTCGATGCAAAGCCGTTTCCGGAGGCTCGCAAGCCGGCGTGGCGGCTGTGGATCGATTTCGGCCCGGCCATCGGTGTGCGCAAGAGCTCGGCGCAGATCACAGAAAATCACCCGATCGAGACGCTGGTGGGGCAACAGGTCGCCGCCGTCGTCAATTTCCCGCCGCGCCAGATCGGCCCGGTCGTCTCGGAGGTGCTGACGCTCGGTTTCCCCGATGCCGACGGCAAGGTCGTGCTGGTGCAGCCAGGCAAGCCCGTGCCGAACGGCGGACGCCTGTTCTAG
- the sugE gene encoding quaternary ammonium compound efflux SMR transporter SugE — protein sequence MAWSILFIAGLLEVSWAIGLKYTEGFTRLIPSVLTLGAMTGSILLLGLALKSLPIGTAYAVWTGIGAVGTATLGIVLFGEPATAFRLASIGLIVAGIVGLKLVT from the coding sequence ATGGCCTGGAGCATCCTGTTCATCGCCGGTCTGCTGGAAGTCTCCTGGGCGATCGGGCTCAAATATACCGAGGGTTTCACCAGGCTCATTCCCTCCGTCCTGACGCTCGGGGCCATGACCGGCAGCATCCTGCTGCTCGGCCTTGCGCTGAAATCGCTGCCGATCGGAACCGCCTACGCGGTCTGGACCGGGATTGGCGCGGTCGGCACCGCGACGCTCGGCATCGTCCTGTTCGGCGAGCCGGCAACCGCATTTCGCCTCGCCAGCATCGGACTGATCGTCGCCGGGATTGTCGGGCTGAAACTCGTTACTTGA
- a CDS encoding tetratricopeptide repeat protein, whose product MSELFDEVDEEVRREQFKRLWDRYSIYFIALMVLIVAAVGGWRGYQYLEAKKAAEAGAVFEKAVALSEQDKHAEAEAAFTDLAAKAPSGYRTLARMRAAAEASARDPKAAAKIYDDIAADRSVGSEWQDLAKVRAAALLLDSAGYAEIQQRLEASATPQSTFRHSAREMLALSAWRNNDMTAAHKWLDAIAEDGETPPGLRSRAEALQALLPPVAKS is encoded by the coding sequence GTGTCTGAATTATTTGACGAAGTCGACGAGGAAGTCCGTCGCGAACAGTTTAAGCGGCTGTGGGACCGATATTCGATCTATTTCATCGCTTTGATGGTGCTGATCGTGGCCGCCGTCGGCGGCTGGCGCGGCTACCAGTACCTCGAGGCCAAGAAGGCCGCCGAGGCCGGCGCCGTCTTCGAGAAGGCCGTCGCGCTGTCCGAGCAGGACAAGCACGCCGAGGCCGAGGCCGCCTTTACCGATCTCGCCGCCAAGGCCCCCTCCGGCTACCGCACTTTGGCGCGGATGCGCGCTGCCGCCGAAGCATCGGCCCGCGATCCCAAGGCTGCGGCCAAGATCTACGACGACATCGCCGCCGACCGCAGCGTCGGCAGCGAGTGGCAGGATTTGGCAAAGGTTCGCGCGGCTGCCTTGCTGCTCGATAGCGCCGGTTACGCTGAGATACAGCAGCGGTTGGAGGCCTCCGCCACGCCGCAATCGACCTTCCGCCACAGCGCCCGCGAGATGTTGGCGTTGTCGGCCTGGCGCAACAACGACATGACCGCGGCCCACAAGTGGCTCGATGCGATCGCCGAGGACGGCGAAACCCCGCCGGGCCTGCGCTCGCGCGCCGAGGCACTCCAGGCCCTGCTGCCGCCCGTCGCCAAGAGCTGA